A region from the Actinomycetota bacterium genome encodes:
- a CDS encoding 4Fe-4S dicluster domain-containing protein — MTIPVSQTVADGATIVAEIERRSGESVSACYQCGRCTSTCTAAFAFDYPPHRIMRLLQLGQVDKVLGSRTAQLCFDCMTCSSRCPMNIDVANVIEQAKMIADERGIEGGEKEIRLFRRAFLQNVRRHGRLHEARLLTWMNLRTFNPFNDFSLVPLILRKKKVHVIPPRIKNREQVHRIFREVNGDRKMK, encoded by the coding sequence TTGACTATCCCGGTATCACAGACCGTTGCTGATGGCGCCACCATCGTCGCCGAGATCGAGCGCCGCTCGGGCGAGAGCGTCTCGGCCTGTTACCAGTGCGGCCGCTGCACCTCGACGTGCACCGCCGCTTTTGCTTTTGATTATCCGCCACATCGCATCATGCGGTTGCTGCAGCTGGGCCAGGTTGACAAAGTCCTGGGCTCGCGCACGGCACAGCTCTGTTTCGATTGCATGACCTGCTCCTCGCGCTGCCCCATGAACATCGATGTCGCCAACGTCATCGAGCAGGCAAAAATGATCGCCGACGAGCGCGGCATCGAAGGCGGGGAGAAAGAGATCCGGCTTTTCCGCCGGGCATTTCTGCAGAACGTCCGCCGGCACGGCCGGTTGCACGAGGCAAGGCTGCTGACCTGGATGAACCTCCGCACCTTCAATCCTTTCAACGATTTCAGCCTGGTGCCCCTGATCCTCAGGAAGAAAAAGGTGCACGTCATCCCGCCTCGCATCAAGAACCGCGAGCAGGTGCACCGGATCTTCCGCGAAGTCAACGGCGACAGGAAGATGAAGTGA
- a CDS encoding CoB--CoM heterodisulfide reductase iron-sulfur subunit B family protein, with the protein MSPNEEKSIAGNAATGYSYFPGCSLTGSAGEYDASFRLVARELGIHLDEVEDWNCCGASPAPHHWGGNLGVLLPARNLHLASASHDAMVAPCAGCYNRFKNAQYQLEQSEDIRMQAERIFGEPVRYQTEILNLVQFFGRAVQPEALAERAQGRLAGIKLATYYGCLLTRPASILKFDNPRNPASMKPLLWATGAQATHFPFKSECCGSYMGLAKKEIVLRASRRIIEVAQDMGFDAIVTVCPLCHQNLDLRQEQINKTFGTSLDIPVLYFSQVLGLALGFKADDLGILAHVVSARKLIAKIERGGGRDALDGKESGRGSRKAVS; encoded by the coding sequence GTGAGCCCGAACGAAGAAAAATCAATCGCGGGAAATGCCGCGACCGGCTATTCCTACTTCCCCGGTTGTTCCCTGACGGGCTCGGCCGGCGAGTACGACGCATCTTTCAGGCTGGTTGCGCGCGAGCTGGGCATACACCTCGACGAGGTCGAAGACTGGAACTGCTGCGGCGCTTCGCCGGCGCCCCATCATTGGGGAGGAAACCTGGGCGTGCTGCTGCCGGCGCGCAACCTGCACCTGGCGTCGGCTTCGCATGACGCCATGGTGGCTCCCTGCGCCGGCTGCTATAACCGGTTCAAGAACGCCCAGTACCAGCTGGAGCAAAGCGAGGATATCCGCATGCAGGCCGAGCGGATCTTCGGCGAGCCCGTGCGCTACCAGACCGAGATTTTGAATCTGGTCCAATTCTTTGGCCGGGCGGTGCAGCCCGAGGCGCTGGCGGAACGCGCGCAGGGCCGCCTGGCGGGAATAAAACTGGCGACTTATTACGGCTGCCTGCTGACACGTCCGGCGAGCATCCTCAAATTTGATAATCCGCGCAACCCCGCCAGCATGAAGCCGCTGCTCTGGGCCACCGGAGCCCAGGCCACTCACTTCCCTTTTAAGAGCGAGTGCTGCGGCTCCTACATGGGGCTGGCCAAGAAGGAGATTGTCCTGCGGGCCAGCCGGCGCATCATCGAGGTGGCCCAGGACATGGGCTTTGACGCCATCGTCACCGTCTGCCCCCTGTGCCATCAAAATCTTGACCTGCGCCAGGAGCAGATCAACAAGACATTCGGGACCTCGCTGGATATCCCGGTGCTTTATTTTTCACAGGTGCTGGGGCTGGCGCTGGGATTCAAGGCCGACGACCTCGGCATCCTCGCGCACGTTGTCAGCGCCCGCAAGCTGATCGCGAAGATCGAGCGGGGCGGTGGCCGGGACGCCCTGGATGGAAAAGAGAGCGGACGGGGAAGCAGGAAGGCGGTGAGCTAG
- a CDS encoding 4Fe-4S dicluster domain-containing protein: MSGLPAIIKKVLEEYDTVLGWDAGGAGGTAAPARFQTAEDAERAVFDATCVHNLAVHLPRLKGKRVGIVAKACDCRSIVQLVQERAVDRAAVRVIGVGGCGGTVDVRKIWQQFSYGAEIVSSMDSLSINGAVVDRAGFLRHKCLDCGESEPVISDEIYEAGGMPALSGGNEASLMTDGAGVAESGAASGAAGSGAGETRSLRAEFQAMSPAERSGFWRQQYAKCIRCYACREACPMCFCRDVCIMQTMEPHWTGGGAGAREAEMMQLIRVNHLAGRCTGCGECERACPMGIPLMLLMEEQNRAVEELFGYRAGADPEARPPLLTFSIKGDSWSGE, encoded by the coding sequence ATGAGCGGCCTGCCCGCCATCATAAAAAAGGTTTTGGAAGAATATGACACCGTGCTCGGCTGGGATGCCGGCGGCGCCGGCGGCACGGCGGCGCCGGCCAGGTTCCAGACCGCCGAAGATGCGGAAAGAGCGGTATTCGACGCCACCTGCGTTCATAATCTTGCCGTGCATCTGCCGCGTCTGAAGGGCAAACGGGTCGGCATCGTCGCCAAGGCATGCGACTGCAGGAGCATCGTGCAGCTTGTACAGGAGAGGGCGGTCGACAGGGCGGCCGTCAGGGTGATCGGCGTGGGGGGATGCGGCGGCACTGTGGACGTCAGAAAAATCTGGCAACAGTTCAGCTACGGAGCGGAGATAGTATCTAGCATGGATTCACTAAGCATCAACGGGGCTGTAGTTGACCGCGCCGGTTTCCTCAGGCACAAGTGCCTGGATTGCGGTGAAAGCGAGCCGGTGATCAGTGACGAAATTTATGAGGCCGGGGGCATGCCGGCGCTTTCTGGCGGAAACGAGGCGTCTTTGATGACCGATGGCGCCGGCGTTGCAGAAAGCGGCGCGGCTAGCGGCGCGGCGGGCAGCGGCGCCGGCGAAACCCGGTCGCTGCGGGCTGAGTTCCAGGCCATGAGCCCGGCCGAGCGAAGCGGCTTCTGGCGGCAGCAATATGCGAAGTGCATCCGCTGCTATGCCTGCCGCGAGGCCTGTCCGATGTGTTTCTGCCGCGATGTCTGTATCATGCAGACGATGGAGCCTCACTGGACCGGCGGCGGCGCCGGCGCACGCGAGGCGGAGATGATGCAGCTCATCCGGGTAAACCATCTTGCCGGCCGCTGTACCGGTTGCGGCGAGTGTGAGCGCGCCTGTCCCATGGGCATCCCGCTGATGCTGTTGATGGAGGAGCAGAACCGCGCCGTCGAGGAGCTTTTTGGTTACCGGGCCGGGGCCGATCCTGAAGCGCGGCCGCCGCTGCTCACTTTCAGCATAAAGGGCGATTCCTGGAGCGGGGAATGA
- a CDS encoding CoB--CoM heterodisulfide reductase iron-sulfur subunit A family protein has protein sequence MRIGVFICQCGTNIAATVDTEKVVAAAQSMRDVAHAETLQYTCSDPGQRAIIEAVQAKGLTRVVIAACSPRMHEATFRRTVSRGGMNPYMMDMVNIREHCSWIHSDMDVATDKAVDLMRMGVARVRGQAPLSSSTVPVTGRVLVIGGGIAGIQAALDIADSGLPVTLVERGPSIGGNMARLDKTFPTLDCSSCILTPRMVEANQHENISLMVNSEVDQVRGYIGNFEVDIRKRATCVSEDKCTGCMLCMEKCPNRAPDEFNADVSLSRAISIPFPQAVPMVATIRKEYCRQFIKGKCGICKKVCPAGAIDYEQEERVVTERFGAIVVATGYELFDWREAYPDYGGGQYPDVVTSLQYERMLSASGPTGGQVKRPSDNEEPKNIVFISCVGSRDESVGRPFCCSVGCMYTAKQAILTKEHIPDSQSYVFYIDIRAGGKGYEEFTRRAQREFGAIYLRGRVGKVYPKGGKLMVMGTDTLSSEPVEIEADLVVLATGFAASKGAAGLARKLNISYDQYEFMSESHPKLRPVETNTGGIFLAGACQGPKDIPDSVAQASAAAAKVIGLLSKGELETNPMVAAVDQRRCTGCFKCRDVCPYSAIEAVELWDGSEVASVIDSLCQGCGVCNVACPPAVISLKGYTDKQLLAETMELLR, from the coding sequence ATGCGTATCGGCGTCTTTATCTGTCAATGCGGCACCAACATCGCCGCCACCGTCGACACGGAAAAGGTCGTGGCGGCGGCGCAATCGATGCGCGACGTGGCGCATGCCGAGACCCTGCAGTACACCTGCTCCGATCCCGGCCAGCGCGCCATTATCGAGGCGGTGCAGGCGAAGGGGCTTACCCGCGTTGTGATTGCTGCCTGCTCGCCGCGGATGCACGAGGCCACATTCCGGCGCACGGTCAGCCGCGGCGGCATGAACCCTTACATGATGGACATGGTCAATATCCGCGAGCACTGCTCCTGGATCCATTCCGATATGGATGTCGCCACTGACAAGGCGGTCGATCTGATGCGCATGGGTGTCGCCAGGGTGCGCGGCCAGGCGCCGCTGTCTTCGAGTACGGTGCCGGTCACCGGCAGGGTCCTGGTCATCGGCGGCGGCATCGCCGGCATCCAGGCGGCGCTTGACATCGCCGATTCGGGACTGCCGGTCACGCTGGTGGAGCGGGGGCCGTCGATCGGCGGCAACATGGCGCGGCTGGACAAGACTTTCCCCACGCTTGACTGCTCCTCGTGCATCCTCACGCCGAGGATGGTCGAAGCCAACCAGCACGAGAACATCTCCCTCATGGTCAACTCAGAGGTTGACCAGGTGCGGGGATATATAGGCAACTTCGAGGTCGATATCCGCAAGCGGGCGACCTGCGTCAGCGAAGACAAATGCACCGGCTGCATGCTCTGCATGGAGAAGTGCCCCAACCGGGCGCCGGATGAGTTCAATGCCGACGTCAGCCTGTCGCGGGCGATCTCCATTCCCTTCCCCCAGGCGGTGCCGATGGTGGCGACGATACGCAAGGAATATTGCCGCCAGTTCATCAAGGGCAAATGCGGCATCTGCAAAAAAGTCTGCCCGGCCGGCGCCATCGATTACGAACAGGAAGAGCGCGTGGTCACCGAAAGATTCGGCGCCATCGTCGTGGCCACGGGCTACGAGCTCTTCGACTGGCGCGAGGCCTATCCTGATTACGGCGGCGGCCAGTATCCCGACGTGGTCACTTCCCTGCAATACGAGCGCATGCTCTCGGCGTCGGGCCCGACGGGAGGTCAAGTCAAGCGGCCGTCCGATAATGAGGAGCCAAAGAACATCGTCTTTATTTCCTGCGTCGGCTCGCGGGACGAATCCGTGGGTAGGCCGTTCTGCTGCAGCGTCGGCTGCATGTACACGGCCAAGCAGGCGATCCTGACCAAGGAACACATTCCCGATTCGCAGTCTTATGTCTTCTATATAGACATACGCGCCGGCGGCAAGGGTTATGAGGAATTCACCAGGCGGGCGCAGCGCGAGTTTGGCGCCATCTACCTGCGCGGCCGCGTCGGCAAGGTCTATCCCAAGGGCGGCAAGCTGATGGTCATGGGCACCGACACGCTCTCAAGCGAGCCGGTTGAGATCGAGGCCGACCTGGTGGTGCTGGCGACAGGATTTGCGGCATCGAAGGGCGCCGCGGGGCTGGCGCGCAAGCTCAACATCTCTTATGACCAGTACGAGTTCATGTCCGAGAGCCATCCCAAGCTGCGTCCGGTGGAGACCAACACCGGCGGCATCTTCCTGGCGGGAGCCTGCCAGGGTCCCAAGGATATCCCCGATTCGGTGGCGCAGGCCAGCGCGGCGGCGGCCAAGGTTATCGGCCTGCTGTCGAAGGGCGAGCTCGAGACCAATCCCATGGTGGCGGCCGTCGACCAGAGGCGCTGCACCGGCTGTTTCAAATGCCGGGACGTGTGCCCTTACAGCGCCATTGAGGCGGTGGAGCTGTGGGACGGAAGCGAAGTGGCTTCGGTGATCGATTCGCTCTGCCAGGGCTGCGGCGTCTGCAACGTCGCCTGCCCGCCGGCGGTTATATCACTAAAAGGCTATACGGACAAGCAGCTGCTCGCCGAGACTATGGAGCTGCTGCGGTGA
- a CDS encoding hydrogenase iron-sulfur subunit, producing the protein MVSDLKLIGFLCNWCSYAGADMAGTARLKQPGELRIVRMPCTGRVNPLLILKAFHEGADGVLVSGCHPGDCHYNEGNYYARRRLELLQRMLPAYGIEPERFLYTWVSASEGSRWAEVVTEFSERINSLGER; encoded by the coding sequence GTGGTGTCTGACCTCAAGCTAATAGGATTTCTTTGCAACTGGTGCTCTTATGCCGGGGCCGACATGGCCGGCACGGCGCGGCTGAAGCAGCCCGGCGAGCTGCGCATCGTGCGCATGCCCTGCACCGGGCGGGTGAATCCGCTGCTGATCCTCAAGGCTTTTCATGAGGGCGCGGATGGCGTGCTGGTCAGCGGCTGCCATCCCGGCGACTGCCATTACAACGAGGGCAATTATTATGCCCGCCGCCGCCTGGAGCTGCTGCAGCGGATGCTGCCCGCCTATGGCATCGAGCCGGAGCGGTTTCTTTACACCTGGGTGAGCGCGTCGGAAGGTTCGCGCTGGGCCGAAGTCGTCACTGAATTCTCCGAGCGCATCAACTCGCTGGGTGAGCGATGA
- a CDS encoding 4Fe-4S dicluster domain-containing protein: MTKIIKNDNIARLLEQLAEDAEVWAPRELAGTGTAIFERWQNGVAVDLEHITSISAKDVVLPRTEKLFDFNYAFGDPVPGENIEIVAAVTAPATVLFGARACDAKALTVLDALFDNPESESYNDPNYQARRRALTVITLACTTADAACFCSSFGEGPAGKAGSDLILYPLEGGYLAEAVTARGESILDAATRFFEESNAEPPQLAETATVEGLDGLQQQLPAIFKDLDFWNEITATCISCGFCSHGCPTCYCFNIHDEMSGDRKGERLRSWDACMFYVYTQEASGHNPRPTQAHRYRNRINHKFSYYPVNQGETLCTGCGRCIRGCPTNLDIREVLRAAKARAVETELMADGGKAETDK; this comes from the coding sequence ATGACGAAAATCATCAAAAATGACAATATAGCGCGACTGCTGGAACAGCTGGCTGAAGACGCCGAGGTCTGGGCGCCGCGCGAACTCGCCGGCACCGGCACCGCGATCTTCGAGCGCTGGCAAAACGGCGTGGCTGTCGATCTGGAGCACATCACTTCGATCTCGGCCAAGGACGTGGTGCTGCCACGCACGGAGAAGCTCTTTGATTTCAACTATGCTTTCGGCGACCCCGTACCCGGGGAAAACATCGAGATCGTAGCGGCGGTCACAGCCCCGGCGACGGTTCTGTTCGGCGCACGGGCTTGCGACGCCAAAGCGCTGACGGTTCTGGACGCGCTCTTTGACAATCCCGAAAGCGAATCTTACAACGACCCCAACTATCAGGCCCGCCGCCGGGCGCTTACGGTCATTACTCTGGCCTGTACTACCGCTGACGCCGCCTGCTTCTGCTCGTCCTTTGGCGAGGGCCCCGCCGGGAAGGCGGGCTCGGACCTCATCCTGTATCCGCTCGAAGGCGGCTATCTGGCTGAAGCCGTGACCGCGAGAGGCGAATCGATCCTTGACGCCGCTACTCGATTTTTCGAGGAATCAAACGCCGAGCCGCCGCAGCTGGCGGAGACGGCGACAGTCGAAGGCCTTGACGGTCTGCAACAGCAGCTGCCGGCCATCTTCAAGGATCTGGACTTCTGGAATGAGATCACCGCGACCTGCATCTCCTGCGGTTTCTGCTCGCACGGCTGCCCGACATGCTACTGCTTCAACATCCATGACGAGATGAGCGGCGATCGCAAGGGCGAGCGTCTTCGCAGCTGGGACGCCTGCATGTTCTATGTCTACACACAGGAAGCCTCGGGACACAATCCGCGGCCGACCCAGGCGCACCGTTACCGCAATCGTATCAACCACAAGTTCAGCTACTACCCGGTCAACCAGGGCGAGACGCTCTGCACCGGCTGCGGCCGCTGCATCCGCGGCTGCCCCACCAATCTTGACATCCGCGAAGTTTTGCGGGCGGCAAAGGCCAGAGCCGTAGAAACGGAATTGATGGCCGATGGCGGCAAGGCGGAGACTGACAAATGA